One window of the Triticum dicoccoides isolate Atlit2015 ecotype Zavitan chromosome 3B, WEW_v2.0, whole genome shotgun sequence genome contains the following:
- the LOC119279572 gene encoding uncharacterized protein LOC119279572 — MCIFEREKGGFWQFTLPVPTPRSQPQPTGRRKPRSAGEEPDLSPPPLPSVPATSPRAPLALKGLNMAGLLLRGFIRIQPRAPMTAAGGAALFYASWPSSPRTVAHLEVRGEQAAAEVELSKKSCIPCNSKYLHAMSEDSAKKSLEQVTGWELKNEGDILKLHRAWKVKNFVKGLEFFQLVAALAEEEGHHPDLHLVSWNNVKIDVWTHSVRGLTDNDFILAAKINELKLEGLLSKKKATSQE, encoded by the exons ATGTGTATTTTCGAGAGAGAAAAAGGTGGTTTTTGGCAATTTACTCTCCCAGTCCCGACGCCGCGGTCACAGCCGCAGCCGACTGGACGCCGCAAGCCGCGCAGCGCCGGTGAAGAGCCGGACCTGTCACCTCCTCCGCTCCCGTCAGTTCCGGCCACTTCACCGCGAGCCCCGCTGGCCCTCAAAGGCCTCAACATGGCAGGTCTGCTGCTGCGTGGGTTCATCCGGATCCAGCCCCGTGCGCCAATGACCGCCGCCGGTGGAGCCGCGCTCTTCTACGCCTCGTGGCCCTCGTCGCCCCGCACCGTC GCGCACCTGGAGGTGAGGGGGGAGCAGGCCGCTGCTGAAGTTG AAttatcaaagaagagttgtatcccATGCAATTCAAAGTATCTACATGCCATGTCAGAAGATTCTGCTAAAAAGTCACTTGAACAG GTGACTGGTTGGGAACTGAAAAATGAAGGTGACATATTGAAATTACACAGAGCATGGAAGGTGAAGAATTTTGTAAAAGGGCTTGAGTTCTTTCAGCTTGTTGCTGCTCTTGCTGAGGAAGAAG GTCACCACCCAGATCTTCATCTCGTCAGTTGGAACAATGTGAAAATCGATGTCTGGACTCATTCAGTCA GAGGTTTAACAGATAATGACTTCATCCTT